A stretch of Cicer arietinum cultivar CDC Frontier isolate Library 1 chromosome 5, Cicar.CDCFrontier_v2.0, whole genome shotgun sequence DNA encodes these proteins:
- the LOC101494813 gene encoding uncharacterized protein, which translates to MELYGKSVGAGLANVIYLSSILGRDSSIPGHKCDWKCKNEHVCGNIYRCKLTGLTHICDKNCNQRILYDNHSSLCRASGQTFPLTPTEEQAARGVRRKLDADNSPTDGCGFKRRRDGQFHPSPFEKSFSAVSPICSQVGDGMDIHN; encoded by the coding sequence ATGGAGCTATATGGAAAATCTGTGGGTGCAGGTCTTGCCAATGTTATTTACCTGTCAAGTATTTTGGGCCGAGACAGTTCGATTCCTGGTCACAAATGCGACTGGAAATGCAAAAACGAACATGTTTGTGGAAACATATATCGCTGCAAGCTAACAGGGCTGACTCACATCTGTGATAAAAACTGTAACCAGAGAATTCTTTATGACAATCACAGCTCCCTCTGCCGAGCTAGTGGTCAGACTTTTCCCCTTACACCGACAGAAGAACAAGCGGCCAGAGGTGTTCGAAGGAAGCTTGATGCAGATAATTCACCCACTGATGGCTGCGGTTTTAAGCGGAGACGGGATGGCCAATTTCATCCTTCTCCTTTTGAGAAGTCCTTTTCTGCTGTTAGTCCTATATGCAGCCAAGTTGGAGATGGCATGGATATACATAACTGA